In a genomic window of Wyeomyia smithii strain HCP4-BCI-WySm-NY-G18 chromosome 1, ASM2978416v1, whole genome shotgun sequence:
- the LOC129726570 gene encoding annexin B10-like: MSWYYTPRPTVIAAEDFDASADAAALRKAMKGFGTDEQAIIDVLCARSNQQRQEISEAFTRELGRDLIDDLKSELGGKFEDVIVGLMLPPAKYLCKQLHKAMDGIGTNEKTLIEILCSLNNEQVKEVVDCYEELYDRPLAEHLCSETSGSFRRLLTMVIVGSRDPQGTVDPDLAVEQANQLYNAGEGKLGTDEEVFYKILAHASFDQLELVFEEYKSLTGRTIEQALKAELSGELYEALSAIVECVQMAPHFFAKRLHKAMDGVGTDDATLIRIIVGRSEIDLQNIKDEFEQMYNKSLHSVVKDETSGDYKRALLALIGQA; the protein is encoded by the exons ATGTCTTGGTATTATACT CCTCGCCCTACAGTGATTGCGGCTGAAGATTTTGATGCCTCTGCCGACGCGGCAGCTTTACGGAAGGCAATGAAAGGTTTTGGTACTGATGAGCAGGCCATTATCGACGTACTATGCGCTAGAAGCAATCAACAACGACAGGAGATTTCCGAAGCGTTTACTCGCGAGTTGGGACGG GATTTAATTGATGATTTGAAATCGGAATTGGGGGGTAAATTTGAAGATGTTATCGTTGGACTTATGTTACCACCAGCAAAGTATCTCTGCAAGCAACTCCATAAAGCGATGGATGGAATCGGTACTAACGAGAAAACACTGATCGAAATTTTGTGCTCATTGAATAATGAGCAAGTTAAGGAAGTGGTTGACTGCTATGAAGAGCTATACGATCGCCCGTTGGCTGAACACTTGTGCAGCGAAACATCCGGTAGTTTCCGTCGCTTACTGACAATGGTTATTGTGGGATCTCGTGATCCCCAGGGAACGGTAGATCCTGATTTAGCCGTCGAGCAAGCTAATCAGCTATACAATGCTGGTGAAGGAAAGCTAGGCACAGATGAAGAAGTGTTCTACAAAATTCTAGCCCATGCCAGCTTTGATCAGCTGGAATTGGTGTTCGAAGAGTACAAAAGCCTAACAGGGCGCACCATTGAGCAAGCCTTGAAGGCTGAATTAAGTGGCGAATTGTATGAGGCTCTTAGCGCCATTGTCGAATGCGTACAGATGGCACCCCATTTCTTTGCTAAACGCCTACACAAAGCTATGGACGGCGTAGGAACCGATGATGCGACGCTCATTCGTATCATTGTAGGCCGTTCGGAAATCGATTTGCAAAACATTAAGGACGAGTTTGAGCAAATGTACAACAAATCGCTTCACAGCGTTGTCAAG GATGAAACCTCGGGCGACTACAAGCGAGCTCTATTAGCTCTCATTGGTCAAGCTTAA
- the LOC129726574 gene encoding annexin B10-like yields MSWYYTPKPTVFPAANFNPSADAAALRKAMKGFGTDEQAIIDILCSRSNWQRQAISEAFTRELGRDLIKDLKSELGGKFEDVIIGLMLPPVNYLCKQLHKAMDGIGTNERALIEILCSQNNEQIHHISRVYEEMYNRPLAEHVCTETSGDFRRLLTLIITGTRDPPGTVDPDYAVAQAKQLYDAGEGKWGTDEAVFSKILAHSSFDQLEHVFEEYKKLSGRTIEQALKAELSGDFYEALSAIVECVQMAPHFFAKRLFEAMDGLGTDDTTLIRIIVSRSEIDLQNIKDEYEQMYNKTLMSAVKSETSGDYKKALCAIIGSA; encoded by the exons CCAAAACCCACCGTGTTCCCAGCTGCGAATTTCAATCCTTCGGCCGACGCGGCTGCCCTGCGCAAAGCCATGAAAGGATTTGGTACCGATGAGCAGGCAATTATCGATATTCTGTGCTCCCGTTCCAACTGGCAGCGGCAGGCGATTTCTGAAGCATTCACACGGGAACTGGGACGCGATCTGATCAAGGATCTCAAGTCCGAACTTGGCGGCAAATTTGAGGATGTCATAATTGGTCTCATGCTACCACCGGTGAATTACCTTTGTAAGCAACTGCACAAAGCAATGGATGGTATCGGCACCAACGAACGAGCACTAATTGAGATTCTGTGTTCGCAAAACAATGAACAAATACATCATATATCGCGAGTGTATGAAGAGATGTACAACAGGCCCCTTGCTGAGCACGTGTGTACCGAGACATCAGGTGATTTCAGACGTTTGCTGACTCTGATCATCACCGGAACGCGGGATCCACCCGGGACTGTTGATCCGGATTACGCCGTGGCTCAAGCGAAGCAGCTATACGATGCAGGTGAAGGTAAATGGGGTACGGATGAGGCAGTCTTTAGCAAAATCTTGGCACATTCAAGCTTCGATCAGTTGGAGCATGTTTTCGAAGAGTACAAAAAATTGTCGGGTCGCACAATAGAACAGGCTCTGAAAGCTGAGCTAAGCGGAGATTTTTACGAAGCGCTTAGTGCGATCGTGGAATGCGTACAAATGGCGCCACATTTCTTCGCAAAACGTTTGTTCGAAGCTATGGATGGGCTTGGCACTGACGATACCACTTTGATAAGAATTATTGTGTCCCGTTCGGAAATCGATCTGCAGAATATTAAGGACGAGTATGAACAAATGTACAACAAAACACTAATGAGTGCGGTTAAG AGCGAAACATCCGGTGACTACAAGAAGGCATTGTGTGCAATAATTGGAAGCGCCTAA